The following proteins are co-located in the Haloplanus sp. HW8-1 genome:
- a CDS encoding DNA mismatch repair protein — MRLEDYWGVGPKTSERLRETLGEEAAVDAIESADVRALTDAGITRGRATRILRRANDEAGMDTLATRDTRDVYDDLLELASEYALTRHAADRIRVLTPLSDPGAAESRLDDVDAARAAWTGLDDEGREAVVAAFEAYDAAEGSERAAVDAALALREAGLDGTAFDALGAVDPDALREAADALSYVTAEGVAQGADERLDDLRARLADARNLENDAFDVLERVRETGVRDLADFRRAFADYVDRETRLSRSAIEEVAPEDAHDAADFVSTALRALVDDLERRAADREREIEDDLRASVADAREDVDRILAAVDDVALDLSLARFAAAHDLVRPALGGDCLAVEGARNPFLSDPDPVDYAVGDHDLSPPPGDRVTVLTGANSGGKTTLLETCCAVALLAAMGLPVPADRAAVGSFGAIVFHRRHASFNAGVLESTLKSIVPPLTDDGRTLMLVDEFEAITEPGRAADLLNGLVDLTVDRGALGVYVTHLADDLSPLPDTARIDGIFAQGLTADLDLRVDYQPRFGTVGKSTPEFIVSRLVANAGGRRERQGFERLAAAVGEEAVQRTLADAWEE; from the coding sequence CGACGCGCATCCTCCGCCGGGCGAACGACGAGGCCGGAATGGACACGCTCGCCACCCGCGATACGCGTGACGTCTACGACGACCTGCTCGAACTGGCGAGCGAGTACGCCCTCACCCGGCACGCGGCCGATCGCATCCGGGTCCTGACGCCGCTCTCCGATCCCGGGGCTGCCGAATCACGGCTCGACGACGTCGACGCCGCGCGCGCGGCCTGGACCGGCCTCGACGACGAGGGGCGGGAAGCGGTCGTCGCCGCCTTCGAGGCCTACGACGCGGCCGAGGGCTCCGAACGCGCGGCCGTCGACGCCGCCCTCGCGCTTCGGGAGGCCGGCCTCGACGGCACGGCCTTCGACGCCCTCGGCGCGGTCGATCCGGACGCCCTCCGCGAGGCCGCCGACGCCCTGTCGTACGTGACCGCGGAGGGCGTCGCCCAGGGGGCCGACGAGCGACTCGACGACCTGCGGGCCCGCCTCGCGGACGCTCGCAACCTCGAGAACGACGCGTTCGACGTCCTCGAACGGGTCCGGGAGACCGGCGTCCGCGACCTGGCGGACTTCCGGCGCGCCTTCGCCGACTACGTGGATCGCGAGACGCGCCTCTCGCGGTCGGCCATCGAGGAGGTCGCCCCCGAAGACGCCCACGACGCCGCTGACTTCGTCAGCACGGCGCTCCGGGCGCTCGTCGACGACCTGGAACGTCGGGCAGCCGACCGCGAACGAGAGATCGAGGACGACCTCCGGGCCTCGGTGGCCGACGCCCGCGAGGACGTGGACCGGATCCTGGCCGCCGTCGACGACGTCGCCCTCGACCTCTCGTTGGCCCGCTTCGCGGCGGCCCACGACCTCGTCCGGCCGGCCCTCGGCGGCGACTGCCTCGCCGTCGAGGGAGCGCGCAACCCCTTTCTCTCCGATCCCGACCCCGTCGACTACGCGGTCGGCGATCACGACCTCTCGCCCCCGCCGGGCGACCGCGTGACGGTGCTGACCGGTGCCAACAGCGGCGGGAAGACGACCCTGCTCGAGACCTGCTGTGCGGTCGCCCTGCTGGCTGCGATGGGGCTGCCGGTCCCCGCCGACCGCGCCGCAGTCGGCTCCTTCGGAGCCATCGTCTTCCACCGCCGCCACGCGAGTTTCAACGCCGGCGTCCTGGAGTCGACGCTGAAATCCATCGTTCCGCCCCTGACCGACGACGGGCGAACCCTGATGCTGGTCGACGAGTTCGAGGCGATCACCGAACCCGGGCGGGCCGCCGACCTGCTGAACGGCCTCGTCGACCTCACCGTCGACCGCGGCGCCCTCGGCGTCTACGTCACCCACCTCGCGGACGACCTGAGCCCACTCCCCGACACCGCCCGCATCGACGGCATCTTCGCCCAGGGGCTCACCGCCGATCTGGACCTTCGGGTGGACTACCAGCCCCGCTTCGGTACCGTCGGCAAGTCCACACCGGAGTTCATCGTCTCCCGCCTCGTCGCGAACGCGGGTGGCCGGCGCGAACGGCAGGGGTTCGAACGGCTCGCGGCCGCCGTCGGCGAGGAGGCGGTCCAGCGCACCCTCGCCGACGCGTGGGAGGAGTGA
- a CDS encoding CRTAC1 family protein, with amino-acid sequence MFEDCSGLLADNPAFRGYGVAVTPGAEGPLAFVAGFGTANRVLRFEEGAVADAACGVLADDGRHAIGVAAADLDADGREEVYVHNVAAFGGTSAEADLLLDPERGGARWRDLFADPVNRGRGNHRVGRSVAAVDRLGTGRYGLFVTGYGAPARFYEVGDDGGITDLADAVGLDVVTGGRSIAAGPILSDRTDLFVGAERGPNLLLRNVGGKYVDVAREYGVADPEENARGAALVAPEGSRTPDIVCGNWNGANRLFAREGDTFRDVAPAELSRPARVRTVVAADFDNDGRGELFVNCLGAPNRLLTYDDGWTQTGIGAALEPEGMGTGAVAADFDGDGTLELLVVHGEAEAQPLSLYRVPNDGDWLRVRPLTPAGAPARGARVTLHTDAGRQVRIVDAGSGYLCQMEPVAHFGLGSAVPREVTVCWPDGRERTIDEPPSRATIRPSHPGG; translated from the coding sequence ATGTTCGAGGACTGCTCGGGGCTACTCGCCGACAACCCGGCGTTTCGCGGGTACGGCGTGGCCGTCACGCCCGGCGCCGAGGGTCCGCTGGCGTTCGTCGCCGGCTTTGGCACCGCCAACCGCGTCCTCCGATTCGAGGAGGGCGCCGTCGCCGACGCGGCCTGTGGCGTCCTCGCCGACGACGGCAGACACGCCATCGGCGTCGCCGCGGCGGACCTCGACGCCGACGGCCGCGAGGAGGTGTACGTCCACAACGTCGCCGCCTTCGGCGGCACGTCCGCCGAGGCCGACCTGCTTCTCGATCCGGAGCGCGGCGGGGCGCGGTGGCGTGACCTCTTCGCCGACCCGGTGAACCGGGGACGAGGGAACCACCGTGTCGGCCGTTCGGTCGCCGCCGTCGACCGCCTCGGTACCGGTCGCTACGGTCTGTTCGTCACCGGATACGGCGCGCCTGCACGGTTCTACGAGGTCGGCGACGACGGCGGCATCACCGACCTCGCCGACGCGGTCGGCCTCGACGTGGTCACCGGCGGCCGGTCGATCGCCGCCGGCCCCATCCTCTCCGACCGGACGGACCTGTTCGTCGGTGCCGAGCGCGGGCCGAACCTCCTGCTCAGAAACGTGGGGGGGAAGTACGTCGACGTCGCCCGGGAGTACGGCGTCGCCGATCCCGAGGAGAACGCCCGTGGCGCGGCGCTCGTGGCCCCCGAGGGGTCGCGAACGCCCGACATCGTCTGTGGCAACTGGAACGGCGCGAACCGGCTGTTCGCCCGCGAGGGGGATACGTTTCGCGACGTGGCACCGGCCGAGCTCTCCCGTCCGGCACGCGTCCGGACCGTCGTCGCCGCCGATTTCGACAACGACGGCCGCGGGGAACTGTTCGTCAACTGCCTGGGCGCGCCCAACCGCCTGCTCACGTACGACGACGGGTGGACACAGACGGGGATCGGCGCCGCCCTCGAACCCGAGGGGATGGGCACCGGCGCCGTGGCCGCCGACTTCGACGGCGACGGCACGCTGGAACTCCTCGTGGTCCACGGGGAGGCCGAGGCTCAGCCCCTCTCGCTCTATCGCGTACCCAACGACGGCGACTGGCTCCGCGTGCGACCGCTCACGCCCGCCGGGGCGCCCGCCCGCGGCGCCCGGGTGACGCTCCACACCGACGCGGGCCGACAGGTCCGGATCGTCGACGCTGGGAGCGGCTACCTCTGCCAGATGGAACCGGTCGCCCACTTCGGCCTCGGTTCGGCGGTTCCACGCGAGGTCACCGTCTGCTGGCCCGACGGCCGCGAGCGGACGATCGACGAGCCACCGTCGAGGGCGACGATCCGCCCGTCTCACCCCGGCGGCTGA
- a CDS encoding DUF7576 family protein produces the protein MIDPTSDIGEDVDESTAPTCHTCGKKIVAEPEHRVVSWVEDGEVEHLHFCDDECHEAWSGRRPSR, from the coding sequence ATGATCGACCCCACATCCGATATCGGTGAGGACGTCGACGAGAGTACCGCACCCACCTGTCACACCTGCGGGAAGAAAATCGTCGCGGAGCCGGAGCATCGCGTCGTCTCGTGGGTCGAGGACGGCGAGGTCGAACATCTCCACTTCTGTGACGACGAGTGCCACGAGGCCTGGAGCGGCCGGCGACCGAGTCGCTGA
- a CDS encoding ATP-dependent DNA helicase, producing the protein MGETWRTVFGHDEPYPDQADGIETAVEVADRGGFAVIEGACGTGKTMLALTAGIDRVRDPDSPFERVAVLTSVKQQLRQFEADVETINQELPEDWRPVSALTLVGKADVCPYSRERVADVDETTVYDRCDGLRERTRNLTGSDGPTTAAALADDARRTQTGLLDTGSGAAAEFLETAGEPTPYPPDTAEYEGVEYCPFYAQYLDDLPEDGDPAEAVPFDVTDRGLLDTDDLVGLAASHGACPHSILGALIPHVEVTIGNYYHAFDPQTVGSFTGALLDDSTFVVCDEAHMLEPRVRDLVSDGVGDATLRDAESELTRVIQPVAMDDDSRDADLIRGELAESDVSLAEVKATRAFVRDLREELDRRVRAHLDRERPGWRASLDGLEDDEIPLRDPDRPEPDAITEWADGRYGDDVWVRAEAVGAVVARVLNELEEADRERATPTVGRVLGAWYRADHTRYFRTIDLSRTWNEAEPGDSWRRAYNARLALHNCVPGDAIADRLDDFGGGVLMSATLEPLDVFRTVTGLNTLADDGRPVVERTYGLGFPAENRASFAVDAPAYTYENRGEVGADTDARRVYVDAVAEVAGRDGNVLVGMPNYAEAEWMAGRLDERLDSPVLLDESSDDGATEALKTDFFSGGSKTLVTSLRGTLTEGVDYRGDRLHAAVVCGVPLVDTTRPRTQAVVTAYDRAFGADGEHGGGRSGFETALTAPAVRKARQAVGRVIRGPDERGVRVLVDARYARDRWNGVRGYFPAWEREEFRPVSPDMLSLGLDRFETTDG; encoded by the coding sequence ATGGGCGAGACGTGGCGGACGGTGTTCGGCCACGACGAGCCGTACCCGGATCAGGCAGACGGCATCGAGACGGCAGTCGAAGTGGCCGACCGGGGCGGGTTCGCCGTGATCGAGGGCGCCTGCGGCACGGGCAAGACGATGCTCGCGCTGACCGCCGGCATCGACCGAGTGCGCGATCCGGACTCGCCGTTCGAACGGGTGGCCGTCCTCACGAGCGTCAAACAGCAACTCCGCCAGTTCGAGGCGGACGTGGAGACGATCAACCAGGAACTGCCCGAGGACTGGCGTCCCGTCTCGGCGCTGACGCTCGTCGGCAAGGCGGACGTCTGCCCGTACAGCCGGGAACGCGTCGCCGACGTCGACGAGACGACCGTCTACGACCGGTGTGACGGGCTCCGCGAGCGGACACGAAACCTGACGGGAAGCGACGGACCGACGACGGCCGCGGCGCTCGCCGACGACGCCCGGCGGACCCAGACCGGCCTGCTCGACACCGGGAGCGGGGCGGCGGCGGAGTTTCTGGAGACGGCCGGCGAACCGACGCCCTACCCGCCCGACACCGCCGAGTACGAGGGCGTCGAGTACTGCCCTTTCTACGCGCAGTATCTCGACGACCTGCCCGAGGACGGCGATCCGGCCGAGGCCGTCCCCTTCGACGTCACGGATCGCGGCCTACTCGACACCGACGACCTCGTCGGCCTCGCGGCGAGCCACGGCGCCTGCCCACATTCGATCCTCGGGGCGCTCATCCCCCACGTCGAGGTGACCATCGGCAACTACTACCACGCGTTCGATCCGCAGACGGTCGGCTCGTTCACCGGCGCGCTCCTCGACGACTCGACGTTCGTCGTCTGCGACGAGGCACACATGCTCGAACCGCGGGTGCGCGACCTGGTGAGCGACGGGGTGGGCGACGCCACCCTCCGAGACGCCGAGTCCGAACTCACGCGCGTGATCCAGCCAGTGGCGATGGACGACGACTCACGGGACGCCGACCTGATCCGCGGCGAACTCGCGGAGTCGGACGTGAGCCTCGCGGAGGTGAAGGCGACGCGGGCGTTCGTCCGCGACCTGCGCGAGGAACTCGACCGGCGGGTGCGTGCCCACCTGGACCGGGAACGGCCTGGGTGGCGGGCGTCGCTGGACGGCCTTGAAGACGACGAGATTCCCCTCCGCGACCCGGACCGACCGGAACCCGACGCCATCACGGAGTGGGCGGACGGACGGTACGGCGACGACGTCTGGGTGCGCGCCGAGGCGGTCGGCGCCGTCGTCGCGCGCGTCCTGAACGAACTGGAGGAGGCCGACCGGGAGCGGGCGACGCCGACGGTCGGCCGGGTGCTCGGCGCGTGGTACCGTGCGGACCACACCCGCTACTTCCGTACGATCGACCTCTCGCGGACGTGGAACGAGGCCGAACCCGGCGACTCGTGGCGGCGGGCCTACAACGCACGACTCGCCCTCCACAACTGCGTCCCCGGCGACGCCATCGCCGACCGCCTCGACGACTTCGGCGGCGGGGTGTTGATGTCGGCGACGCTCGAACCTCTCGACGTGTTCCGGACGGTGACGGGGCTGAACACGCTCGCCGACGACGGCAGACCGGTCGTCGAGCGGACGTACGGCCTCGGCTTCCCGGCGGAGAACCGCGCGAGTTTCGCAGTCGACGCGCCGGCCTACACCTACGAGAACCGGGGCGAGGTTGGCGCGGACACCGACGCCCGTCGGGTGTACGTCGACGCCGTCGCCGAGGTGGCCGGCCGGGACGGGAACGTCCTGGTGGGAATGCCGAACTACGCCGAGGCGGAGTGGATGGCCGGGCGCCTCGACGAGCGTCTCGACTCGCCGGTCCTGCTCGACGAGTCGAGCGACGACGGCGCGACGGAGGCACTGAAGACGGACTTCTTCTCGGGCGGATCGAAGACGCTCGTCACCAGCCTCCGGGGGACGCTGACCGAGGGGGTCGACTACCGCGGCGACCGCCTGCACGCGGCGGTGGTGTGTGGCGTGCCGCTGGTCGACACGACACGCCCCCGGACACAGGCCGTCGTGACGGCGTACGACCGGGCGTTCGGAGCCGACGGCGAGCACGGCGGCGGCCGGAGCGGGTTCGAGACGGCGTTGACGGCGCCGGCGGTCCGGAAGGCCAGACAGGCCGTCGGGCGGGTCATCCGCGGTCCCGACGAGCGAGGCGTCCGCGTACTCGTCGACGCACGCTACGCCCGTGACCGATGGAACGGCGTCCGGGGGTATTTCCCGGCGTGGGAGCGCGAGGAGTTCCGGCCGGTGAGTCCGGACATGCTGTCGCTGGGACTGGACCGGTTCGAGACGACCGACGGCTGA